In Micromonospora cremea, the genomic window TGCCGGCGGGCGGGGGGAGCAGGGTCGACCCGACGCCCTCCACGGCCAGGGCGATGCGCAGCCGGTGCATGTCCGCGCCGAAGCGGACCAGGTCCATCGGGTCCACCGGGGCCGGTGGCGAGCCGAGCACCAGGGCGGTCGCGCCGTCCGGCCAGCCGGGCACCTTGGCGATCAGGCCGGCGCGTACGTCCGCCTCGTCGACTAGGGTGAAGACCGTGCCGGGGGCGACCACCCCGGCGACCGCGTCGATCGCGCGTCGCGCCGCGGCCGGGTCGGCCGGCGCGGCCCCGGGAGCCTCGGTCAGGGTGGCGGCGTCGGCGAGCCCGGCCGCCCGAGCCTCGGCGGTCCCGAGTGAGAAGAGGTCCTGCGCGGCATCGCGGACCAGTGCCTGCGCCCCAGCGGAGTCGTCCGCGTGGGTGGCCGAGAGGTAGCCCCGCACCACCGCCACCGGCACCTGGTCGCACTTGCCCTTGATCAGCTCGCCGGCGCCCGCCAGCTCGTCCACCACGGCCATCTGGGTCAGTTGCAGCTCGTTGCCGTACGGGTCGACCTCGCCACGGTGGTCGCGGATGGCCGGCATCCCGGCCACCCCGAGCGCCACGTCGGTCAGCCCGTTGCGCCAGGGCCGGCCCATGGTGTCGGTGATGATCACCGCGACGTCCAGGTCGTAGCGCTCCCGCAGCGTGGCGCGCAGCGCCCGGGCGGAGGCGTCCGGATCGACCGGCAGCAGCACCAGCCGGGTCTTGTCCACGTTCGACGCGTCGATGCCGGCGGAGGCCATCACGAAGCCGTGGTGGGTCTGCACGATCCGGGTCGGCCCCCGGCTGGCCACCACCCGGGCGGTCTCCCCGGCCAGCACCTCGTCGCGCGCGGCGAGCCGCTCGGGCCCGTCCGCCGGCACGTCGACCAACCGCCCCTCCGCCTTGGAGACGATCTTGCTGGTGACGACCAGCACGTCGCCGTCGCGCAGCCAGGGCGCGGCGGTGGCGATCAGTGCCGCCAGGTCGTCGCCCTCGCTCACGTGGCCGATGCCCAGCACCGGCAGGATCTCCAGCCTCACGTCAACTCCACCGCGGCGCGGACCATCGCCGCCGTCGCCGCCTCGTCGGTCATCCGCAACGGCACCGCGCGGACCGTCACCTCCGGTACCAGCGTGCCCGCGTCCTCCTCGGCCACCAGCCAGCCGTCCAGCAGCCCGCCGGACGCCCGGCCGCCGTAGAGCCGGCCCACCCCGGCCGCGCTGCACTCGACACCGAGCACGGCGAGGCACCGGTCGGCCATCCCGCGGACTGGCGCGCCGCCAATGATCGGAGAGACGCCCACCACCGGGGCCGGGCCCGCCGCGACCGCTTCGCGCAGCCCCGGCACGGCCAGCACCGGCGCCACGCTCACCACCGGGTTGCTCGGCGCGATCAGCACCAGATCGGCCGTGCCGATCGCCTCCAACACGCCGGGTGCCGGCTTGGCCGTCTCGGCGCCCACGAAGACGAAGCGGTGGGTGGGGATGTCCGCCCGGTACCGCACCCACCACTCCTGAAAGTGGATCGCCCGCTGGCCTTGGTCGTCCTCAATGACAGCGTGCGTCTCGAGCCGGTCGTCGGTCGCCGGCAGCAGGCGTACGCCCGGCTCCCAGCGGGTCGCCAGCGCCTCGGTGACCGCGTGCAGGGGGTAGCCGGCGTTGAGCATCGTGCTGCGCACCAGGTGGGTGGCGATGTCCTTGTCGCCGAGGCCGAACCAGGTCGGCTCCGCCCCGTACGCGGCCAGCTCCTCCTTGACCGTCCAGCTCTCCCCGACCCGGCCCCAGCCCCGCTCGGGGTCGGCGCCGCCGCCGAGCGTGTACATGACGCTGTCCAGGTCGGGACAGATCTTCAACCCGTGCAGCCACAGGTCGTCGCCGACGTTGACGACGGCGGTCACCTCGGCGCCGACCTCGCGGGCGTACGCCCGGACGCCGAGCAGGAACCGGGCGCCACCGATGCCGCCGGCCAGAACCACGATGCGCATGTCGACCATCCTCGCGCACGTGACGCCTCCGGTCCGCCGGTGGCCCGGGAGACTAGGCTCACGTGCGCCCTGTCCGTTCATGCCCCGAAGGGGGAGCTCGTGACCAGCCCCGCCGAGCCCGCGTCCACCGACGCGACCCAGGCCCGCCAGCTGACCAAGCCACTACGCGAACTGGGTGCGCTCGCGCTGCTCGGCGCCAACGCGGTGTTCCTCTTCGTGGGCCTGCTCCGGCTGCTCACCCCGAACGACTACAGCTCCTTCACCGAGCGTGCGGGCAGTGCCTTCTTCACGTTCATCGGGTTGGAGGCGGTGGGCCTGCCGCTGCTGGCCGTGCTGCTGGCCACCCACGTCTCGCCGGTGCTGCCGAAGGCGAAACTGATCACACAGATGGCTCTCGGCGAGTACGCGGTCAGTGCGCTGCTCGGCACGCTGACCATGCTGATCTGGGCGGTGGGCCGGCTGGCCGAGGCTGAGGTGCTCGACGCGCTGCTCGGCGTACTCACCCGGTTCGCCTGGTTGATGATCTTCGCGGCCGCCGCCTGGGTCGTCTACGCGATCTGGCGGAAGCTGTACTACGTGCCGCGGCCGAAGCCCCAGCCGGGCGTCTACGGCCAGCCACAGCCGGGCTGGCCGCAGCAGCAGGGCGGCTGGCCGGCCCCGGGGCAGCCCGGAGGCCAGCCGGGCGGCGGTTGGTCCGCGCCGGGCCAGCCGGGCGGATACCCGCTAGCGCAGCACCCGGGTCAGCCGGGCGGATATCCGCCGGCGCAGCACCCGGGCCAGTACGGCCAGCCCTCGCCGCCGTTCGGGTCGGCGCCGCAGTCGGCGCCGCCGTTCGGTTCGCCGCAGTCCCCGCCACCGGTCAACCCGGCGCCGCAGTCCGCCCCGCCGTTCGCGCCGGCCCCGCAGTCCGCGCCGCCGTTCGGTCAGCCGCCGTCGGCGGACCCGACCCAGGCGATTCCGCGCCAGTCCGCCGATCCGACGCAGGCGATCCCCCGACCCGGCGACACCGACAGCGACCGGACTCAGCACATCAACCCGGGCGACAACCCCCAACAACCCCGCTGACCCACCCCCACCGCGTCCTCCCGCGCCCGTCCCGCCCGCCCCCCCCCCCCCGTTGATCATGAAGTTGTTGTCCGTCGGCACGGCGTGTCGTGGCAATAACTTCATGATCAACGGGGAGGGGCCGGGGAGGGCGCGGGGGAGGGCGCGGGGGGCGCGCGGGGGAGCAGCGTGGGTGGGGTTCGGGTGGGGACCGGTGGGGCGGGCGGG contains:
- a CDS encoding coenzyme F420-0:L-glutamate ligase, with amino-acid sequence MRLEILPVLGIGHVSEGDDLAALIATAAPWLRDGDVLVVTSKIVSKAEGRLVDVPADGPERLAARDEVLAGETARVVASRGPTRIVQTHHGFVMASAGIDASNVDKTRLVLLPVDPDASARALRATLRERYDLDVAVIITDTMGRPWRNGLTDVALGVAGMPAIRDHRGEVDPYGNELQLTQMAVVDELAGAGELIKGKCDQVPVAVVRGYLSATHADDSAGAQALVRDAAQDLFSLGTAEARAAGLADAATLTEAPGAAPADPAAARRAIDAVAGVVAPGTVFTLVDEADVRAGLIAKVPGWPDGATALVLGSPPAPVDPMDLVRFGADMHRLRIALAVEGVGSTLLPPPAGSPASATLAL
- the cofD gene encoding 2-phospho-L-lactate transferase, with the protein product MRIVVLAGGIGGARFLLGVRAYAREVGAEVTAVVNVGDDLWLHGLKICPDLDSVMYTLGGGADPERGWGRVGESWTVKEELAAYGAEPTWFGLGDKDIATHLVRSTMLNAGYPLHAVTEALATRWEPGVRLLPATDDRLETHAVIEDDQGQRAIHFQEWWVRYRADIPTHRFVFVGAETAKPAPGVLEAIGTADLVLIAPSNPVVSVAPVLAVPGLREAVAAGPAPVVGVSPIIGGAPVRGMADRCLAVLGVECSAAGVGRLYGGRASGGLLDGWLVAEEDAGTLVPEVTVRAVPLRMTDEAATAAMVRAAVELT